The Montipora capricornis isolate CH-2021 chromosome 1, ASM3666992v2, whole genome shotgun sequence genome contains a region encoding:
- the LOC138042347 gene encoding tax1-binding protein 1 homolog B-like → MAESPQETESVEGTNNANSSTSSSESEFCAVIFNNVPECYPPDRDIECRFKIKSSVKPSSRDWIGLFKVGWQSSREHYTYEWSPMPDIQNGEQGRPVANRVVFRERYLPKADDEFYQFCYVTYVGDVRGASVPFQIKTKPFEQDDLECCEIEDDEGSSIMIVKNKTAILEESLGRALEENETLKSSKETAEADLANANEEIMRLGTQKVELTTALKETKKKSAKLEETLAQKSLIMESEQSKIEDLEKKLSDLNAMKEISEGKIKELMMILEQEKAQTTEFEKNKEKLVIERNQYLDSMNADRQMIEKVQNELKAKEEEHNLLKARFIEFKTKVKTESVEFQEKLEKANSAKARLQEQLTQITAENSMLKRNKEEESDRLTKKIRDVHQELKSKDQELSDIQKELVNSSHKVADLEKSKEEILNDASHEADLLGNKIDKLQAELKEKQQLIHQFEHELEDCKIQLGHEKGKTTALEEDYESVIRALQDQLDGEKALNQSLCSQSDRNLADLQGQVQKQLEANMELTVQLEGRNAEIRVLVTELDECKRLLHAEEEKVQKAWFQITAADAELQSLRVDKESLQATLEDAQGASAQSSKNSAASMYALQTAHSHLEKKYLKAKKELEELWRERNDLKKSLAVFQANVPSDDIRLQIEELRANNEDLRVRLNMGAEAYKVKFVECRQLEAKLSKLQRRSSVESLESSSILEMQSMVLKLQKALDGEKNALDIEKQLVLRKNEEVNQLQLKVSDLMEKAERYEYHERQTASHAQSQLLLDDLLGKVASLERNLEMAKKEKESIIHEMLSLQADLRSKEDDFNCYAENLREAQEALFNEQREREILGEQARLKLQEHKENEHKLSLRVKELEREVDRWKKEVDLHVEAESKLMESKASSEDTKPQNNPLPTSPAPAMMPVRGIRPSSTQQPCTPPCGEQPWVYVQNPSECIPTVPVQPLPPEIQLLQPSAPVAQPEASQCPVCMALLPPSIDKDYHVNSHFE, encoded by the exons ATGGCAGAAAGTCCGCAAGAAACTGAAAGCGTTGAGGGTACAAACAACGCCAACTCATCGACTTCGTCATCTGAGTCCGAGTTTTGCGCTGTCATTTTTAACAACGTTCCGGAATGCTATCCTCCAGACAGAGATATAGAATGTCGCTTCAAGATAAAGAGCTCGGTCAAGCCAAGCTCCAGAGATTGGATTGGGTTATTTAAAGTTGGTTGGCAGTCATCTCGCGAGCATTACACATACGAATGGTCGCCTATGCCCGATATTCAAAATGGCGAACAAGGAAGACCAGTTGCTAATAGGGTTGTTTTTCGCGAAAGGTATTTACCAAAGGCTGATGACGAATTTTACCAGTTCTGTTATGTCACTTATGTAGGAGATGTCAGAGGGGCAAGCGTTCCTTTTCAGATTAAAACGAAACCCTTCGAACAAGACGACCTGGAGTGTTGCGAAATTGAGGACGACGAAGGTTCGTCAATAATGATCGTTAAAAACAAAACCGCGATATTAGAGGAGTCCCTTGGCCGGGCCCTGGAAGAGAATGAAACGTTAAAATCATCGAAAGAGACAGCAGAGGCTGATTTGGCGAATGCAAATGAAGAAATTATGCGACTTGGCACTCAAAAAGTTGAGTTGACCACCGCTCTAaaagaaaccaagaaaaaatCCGCCAAGCTGGAGGAAACTCTGGCTCAGAAAAGTCTGATCATGGAATCCGAGCAAAGTAAAATAGAagatcttgaaaaaaaattgagcgaTCTGAATGCCATGAAGGAAATTTCTGAGGGGAAAATCAAGGAATTGATGATGATTTTGGAGCAGGAGAAAGCGCAGACTACAGAGTtcgagaaaaacaaagaaaagttagTGATTGAGAGAAATCAATATTTAGACAGCATGAATGCAGATCGCCAGATGATCGAGAAAGTGCAAAATGAGCTCAAAGCCAAGGAAGAGGAGCACAACCTACTGAAAGCTCGATTTATTGAGTTCAAAACCAAAGTGAAGACAGAATCTGTGGAATTTCAAGAGAAGCTCGAGAAGGCAAACAGTGCAAAGGCGAGGTTACAAGAACAGCTGACTCAAATTACTGCTGAGAATAGCATGCTGAAAAGAAACAAGGAGGAAGAATCTGATCGCCTTACAAAGAAAATCAGGGATGTTCATCAGGAACTCAAGAGCAAAGATCAAGAACTTTCTGATATCCAGAAAGAACTTGTAAACTCCAGCCACAAGGTTGCAGACCTGGAGAAATCTAAAGAAGAGATACTGAATGATGCATCGCATGAAGCAGATTTGCTTGGCAACAAGATTGATAAGCTTCAAGctgaattaaaagaaaagcagcAGCTTATCCATCAGTTTGAGCATGAACTGGAAGATTGCAAGATTCAGCTAGGCCATGAGAAAGGAAAGACAACTGCATTGGAAGAAGATTATGAATCAGTAATTAGGGCACTCCAGGATCAGCTGGATGGAGAAAAAGCACTGAATCAATCTCTGTGCTCCCAGTCAGATCGCAACTTAGCTGACCTTCAGGGTCAGGTACAAAAGCAGCTGGAAGCAAACATGGAACTTACAGTTCAGTTGGAAGGAAGAAATGCAGAGATAAGGGTGCTTGTTACTGAACTAGATGAGTGCAAGAGGCTGCTCCATGCTGAAGAAGAGAAAGTACAAAAAGCTTGGTTTCAAATTACAGCAGCTGATGCAGAGCTTCAATCACTGAGGGTTGATAAAGAGTCACTCCAGGCAACGCTGGAGGATGCTCAGGGTGCTAGTGCTCAGTCATCAAAGAATTCTGCAGCTTCTATGTATGCTCTACAGACAGCTCATAGccatttggaaaagaaatacCTGAAAGCCAAGAAAGAATTAGAGGAGTTGTGGAGAGAAAGgaatgatttaaaaaaaagtctgGCGGTATTTCAGGCAAATGTGCCTTCAGATGACATCAGGCTTCAGATTGAAGAGCTGAGAGCCAACAATGAAGATTTACGTGTGCGTCTGAATATGGGAGCAGAGGCTTATAAAGTGAAGTTTGTTGAGTGTCGACAACTGGAAGCAAAATTAAGCAAGCTGCAGAGAAGGTCGTCAGTAGAATCACTTGAGTCTTCCTCAATTCTGGAAATGCAGTCCATGGTGCTTAAGCTGCAGAAAGCTTTGGATGGAGAAAAGAATGCATTGGACATAGAAAAACAACTAGTGCTTCGGAAAAATGAGGAAGTCAACCAG CTACAATTGAAAGTGTCTGACTTGATGGAGAAAGCAGAACGCTATGAGTACCATGAACGTCAAACTGCAAGCCATGCACAAAGTCAGCTGCTTTTGGATGACCTGCTTGGAAAGGTTGCTTCACTGGAGAGAAATCTGGAAatggcaaaaaaggaaaaggagagCATAATCCATGAGATGCTTAGCCTACAGGCTGACTTAAGGAGCAAGGAGGACGATTTTAACTGCTATGCAGAAAACCTGAGGGAAGCGCAAGAAGCACTTTTCAATGAGCAAAGGGAACGAGAAATCCTGGGAGAACAAGCCAGGCTCAAACTTCAGGAGCATAAAGAGAATGAGCATAAACTTAGTCTGAGGGTCAAAGAGCTGGAAAGAGAAGTAGACAGATGGAAGAAAGAGGTTGATCTGCATGTTGAGGCAGAGTCGAAACTGATGGAGTCCAAAGCATCCTCTGAGGATACAAAGCCCCAAAATAATCCACTGCCAACTTCACCAG CTCCAGCCATGATGCCAGTTCGTGGTATAAGGCCCTCTTCTACCCAGCAACCTTGTACTCCACCCTGTGGAGAACAGCCTTGGGTTTATGTTCAAAACCCATCAGAGTGCATCCCAACAGTCCCTGTGCAGCCTCTCCCCCCTGAAATACAGCTTTTACAACCAAGTGCCCCCGTGGCCCAGCCAGAGGCCTCACAGTGCCCAGTTTGTATGGCTCTTCTTCCTCCTAGCATCGACAAAGATTATCATGTCAACAGTCACTTTGAATAA